A single window of Ficedula albicollis isolate OC2 chromosome 8, FicAlb1.5, whole genome shotgun sequence DNA harbors:
- the GORAB gene encoding RAB6-interacting golgin yields the protein MAEAWAGFSQEELRRLRGQRPDLYEPSAPQQQQPRPQAVPKTRKQLQREKALQQQSQRLGLQGGAASVTPEQLLSAPQPKPCHPQQPGPAAGGQRQRDSQEHREGVTPAESCNGSAQPRPTKPSSQAERKKVELQEKSRWEILQQEQRLIEEKNKRKKALLARAIAERSKRTQAETVKLKRIQKELQALDDMVSADIGILRNRIDQASLDYSYARKRYDKAESEYVAAKLELQHKTEIKEHLTEHLCTIIQQNELRKARKLEELMQQLDVEADEENLELEIEVEQMLQQQEAEAGRQSSQARSHAGTAQESPAPSAVGQEGQQAEHAAAASPAVSEQSQNPRTKSLSDGDSQTQAVNVTSGSSPACSAT from the exons ATGGCCGAGGCCTGGGCCGGCTTCTCGCAGGAGGAGCTGCGGCGGCTGCGGGGGCAGCGCCCAG ATTTGTACGAGCCCTCAGCaccgcagcagcagcagcctcgcccccaggctgtgcccaagACTCGGAAGCAGTTGCAGAGGGAAAAAGCcctccagcagcaaagccagaggctggggctgcagggaggagcagcctctgtcactccagagcagctgctttctgcaccACAACCCAAGCCTTGCCACCCCCAGCAGCCCGGGCCAGCAGCTGGGGGTCAGAGGCAAAGGGACAGCCAGGAGCATCGGGAGGGAGTGACGCCGGCAGAGTCTTGCAATGGCAGCGCCCAGCCCCGCCCTACAAAGCCCAGCAGCCAAGCGGAGAGAAAGAAAGTGGAATT gcaggaaaaatcCCGGTGGGAAatcctccagcaggagcagcggCTGATAGAAGAGAAGAATAAACGCAAGAAGGCACTCCTGGCCAGAGCCATTGCTGAGAg ATCCAAAAGAACTCAAGCTGAAACAGTGAAACTGAAGAGGAttcagaaggagctgcaggctctggatGACATGGTGTCTGCTGACATCGGGATCCTGAGGAACCGCATCGACCAGGCCAGCCTGGACTACTCCTATGCCCG GAAGCGCTACGACAAGGCCGAGTCGGAGTACGTGGCGGccaagctggagctgcagcacaagACGGAGATCAAGGAGCACCTGACGGAGCACCTGTGCACCATCATCCAGCAGAACGAGCTGCGCAAGGCCAGGAAGCTGGAGGAGTTAATGCAGCAGCTGGACGTGGAGGCAGATGAGGAAAATCTGGAGCTGGAGATCGAGGTGGAacagatgctgcagcagcaggaggcagaagcAGGGAGACAATCCAGCCAGGCACGCAGCCACgctgggacagcccaggagagccctgctcccagtgctgtggggcaggagggccagcaggctgagcatgctgctgctgcttctcctgcagttTCTGAACAGTCTCAGAACCCCAGGACCAAATCCCTGTCCGACGGGGACAGCCAAACTCAGGCAGTCAATGTGACCTCAGGAAGCTCCCCAGCTTGTTCTGCCACATGA